The Candidatus Eisenbacteria bacterium genome contains the following window.
GCCGGCGAGGCCGGTGCCGTGATCTGTGGGGCCGCCTGACCCCCGCCTACGATCCGGATGGAGATGTTGTCGGTCTGGAACACCTCTGCTGTCGCCACGGGCGCGTCGAGCACCTGGAAGTCGAGGGTGGATCCGGAGACGGCGGCGGTGTAGTCGACGGTGGCCGTCTGCCAGGTCGGTGTGAGCGTGACCGCGGGCGAGAGCGTGGTGACGCCCTTCTGGGAGCCGCCCACGTACTCCCGCACGCGGAGGAGGGCCCTGCCGGCCGCCGTGGAGGAGCGGACCCAGGCCGTGAAGCGATACAGGGTGCCGGCCGCCGGGGTCGAGGCGACCCAATTGGGGCCGTCGTTCGCGCCGAATGTCGGAGTGCCGGTGGCCGGGCCCCGGATCTCCAGGGAGTAGCCGCCGTCGAGTCCGCCGGCGACACGCTGGATCGTCCCCCCGCCGTTGCCGCTCCATCCAGTGGTGTTCGTCTCGAAGGAGGGATTGCCGACCAGGTTGGGTCCGAGACCGGCGCTCGTTACGGTTACCGAGGCGGACGCCGTTGCGGTGCCTCCGGCGTTGTCGGTGACGAGCACGCTCGCGGTCCAGTTGCCGGCCGCGTACGTATGCGTCGCGGTGGAAGAGGCCTGGGGCCCGACGATGGTGCCGTCGCCGAAGTCGAACCGATAGGAGACGACGCTCCCATCGGAGTCGCTGGAGCCCGAGGCGTCAGCGGTATCAAAGAGCGGGGCGTTGCCGGTCGAGGGGCTGATGGTGAGCACGGCCGTCGGATTCTGATTCGGCGGCACGACCGTGATCGCGGTGGTGGCCGAGCCCGAGAGGGCGTTCGCCGCGGTGAACGTGACGTTGTACGGGGCCGGGCGCGCGTTTCCGCCGGCCGGAGTCCAGGTCAAGCTCCCCGAGGTGTGCGGCGAGGGCGAGGAGAATTGAGCATCATTCCCCGCCGGCAACCCCGTGAGGTCCGCGGTGAGCGATGTGATCGCCTCCCCGTCCGGATCGGAGGCCGTCACAGAGACCGTGAGCAGGCTCCCCGCCTGCACGGTCGCCGTCGCCGGGGCGGTCACCGCCGGAGCCCGATCCGCGCACGAGCGGACGGTCACGATTTGGATCGAGATATTGTCGGTCTGGAAGACCTCACCCGGCACGGCCGGAGCGTCGAGCACCTGGAGATCGAGCGTGGTCCCGGCGATGGTAGCGGTGTAGTCGACCGTGACCTTCTGCCACGCCGGGATGAGGGTGACCAGGGGCGATTCGGTGGTAACGCCTTTCTGAGAGCTTCCCTGGTACTCCCGCACGCGGAGGGAGCCCTTGCCGGTCGCGGCGGACGAGCGGACCCAGGCCGTGAAGCGATACAGGGTGCCGGCCGCCGGGGTCGAGGCGACCCAATTGGGGCCGTCATTCACCCCGAACTTCGGCGTGCCGGTGGCCGGGCCGCGGATCTCCAGGGAGAAGCCGCCGTCGAACCCGCCGGCGACACGCTGGATCGTCCCCCCACCGTTGCCGCTCCATCCGGTGGTGTTCGTCTCGAAGGACGGATTGCCGACCAGGTTCGGCCCCGTGATGACACCACAGGTCACGGCCACCGGGACCGAGGCGGTGGCCGTTCCTCCGCGGTCGTCGGTGACGAGCACGTTCGCGGTCCAGTTGCCGGCCGCGTACGTATGCGTCGCGGTGGAAGAGGCCTGGGGCCCGACGATGGTGCCGTCGCCGAAGTCGAACCGATAGGAGACGACGCTCCCATCGGAGTCGCTGGAGCCCGAGGCGTCAGCGGTATCAAAGAGCGGGGCGTTGCCGGTCGAGGGG
Protein-coding sequences here:
- a CDS encoding PKD domain-containing protein, with product PSTGNAPLFDTADASGSSDSDGSVVSYRFDFGDGTIVGPQASSTATHTYAAGNWTANVLVTDDRGGTATASVPVAVTCGVITGPNLVGNPSFETNTTGWSGNGGGTIQRVAGGFDGGFSLEIRGPATGTPKFGVNDGPNWVASTPAAGTLYRFTAWVRSSAATGKGSLRVREYQGSSQKGVTTESPLVTLIPAWQKVTVDYTATIAGTTLDLQVLDAPAVPGEVFQTDNISIQIVTVRSCADRAPAVTAPATATVQAGSLLTVSVTASDPDGEAITSLTADLTGLPAGNDAQFSSPSPHTSGSLTWTPAGGNARPAPYNVTFTAANALSGSATTAITVVPPNQNPTAVLTISPSTGNAPLFDTADASGSSDSDGSVVSYRFDFGDGTIVGPQASSTATHTYAAGNWTASVLVTDNAGGTATASASVTVTSAGLGPNLVGNPSFETNTTGWSGNGGGTIQRVAGGLDGGYSLEIRGPATGTPTFGANDGPNWVASTPAAGTLYRFTAWVRSSTAAGRALLRVREYVGGSQKGVTTLSPAVTLTPTWQTATVDYTAAVSGSTLDFQVLDAPVATAEVFQTDNISIRIVGGGQAAPQITAPASPAAVVAPNPLRPDATVAFTTSREGAVSLRIYDATGRRVRTLLREAHMPAGRHAVRFDGRDATGRRLAAGIYFYRLEAGRESTEGRVLIIK